The following are encoded in a window of Armatimonadota bacterium genomic DNA:
- the csaB gene encoding polysaccharide pyruvyl transferase CsaB, whose amino-acid sequence MSKRIVISGYYGFGNTGDEAVLAGMLAAFRQLGLDLAITVLSADPDRTIAEHPGVLSVHRYGIPAVIKAMRRADLVISGGGSLLQDATSARSAQYYLFILRLAQFLRRPTIVYAQGIGPLERPGIRRSAARILNKTKLITVRDKDSRTLLESMGVSVPPIHVTCDPSFLIEPDIEAAGDLLDRHGLQGRDLIGISLRSWMSNSWLAAAVDGISAACEELGITPVVIPMQESEDREVSMKISKGVMLECGGNARIIKGIIAQCGLLVGMRLHSLIFATDVGVACVPIAYDPKISAFAASIGREPAMDVTTPDSGKLKNAVIQAWTDRETLSAGAGEHARRLRAKAVESGEMVAEFLRNIS is encoded by the coding sequence ATGTCAAAGAGGATTGTAATCTCAGGTTATTACGGGTTCGGCAATACGGGTGATGAGGCCGTGCTTGCCGGTATGCTTGCCGCGTTTCGTCAGCTTGGGCTGGACCTTGCGATCACCGTGCTTTCGGCTGATCCGGATCGCACGATTGCTGAGCATCCTGGAGTCTTGTCTGTGCATAGATACGGCATACCGGCGGTTATAAAGGCTATGAGAAGAGCCGACCTGGTTATCAGCGGCGGAGGAAGCCTGCTTCAGGATGCCACCAGCGCCAGGTCTGCGCAATATTATCTGTTCATTCTCAGGCTTGCACAGTTTCTGCGCCGCCCGACAATAGTCTATGCGCAGGGCATCGGCCCGCTGGAAAGGCCCGGTATTCGTCGAAGCGCCGCACGCATTCTCAACAAGACAAAGCTCATTACCGTGCGCGACAAAGATTCAAGAACGCTTTTGGAGTCCATGGGTGTAAGTGTCCCGCCGATCCATGTGACATGCGACCCTTCTTTTCTTATCGAGCCGGATATCGAGGCCGCCGGCGACCTGCTGGACAGACACGGCTTGCAGGGTAGAGATCTCATCGGCATATCCCTGAGGTCATGGATGAGTAATAGCTGGCTTGCCGCCGCTGTTGACGGCATATCCGCCGCCTGTGAGGAGCTTGGCATTACGCCGGTAGTGATCCCGATGCAGGAATCCGAGGACCGGGAAGTGAGCATGAAAATATCAAAGGGTGTGATGCTTGAATGTGGAGGAAATGCGCGGATAATCAAGGGAATAATTGCGCAATGCGGCCTGCTGGTAGGAATGAGACTGCATTCTTTGATATTTGCGACCGATGTCGGTGTCGCGTGTGTTCCAATCGCATATGATCCCAAAATAAGCGCCTTCGCGGCCTCCATCGGCAGAGAGCCTGCTATGGACGTGACTACGCCCGATTCCGGCAAACTAAAGAATGCCGTCATTCAAGCTTGGACAGATCGTGAGACGCTCAGTGCCGGTGCAGGAGAGCATGCTCGTCGTCTGCGCGCGAAAGCGGTGGAGTCGGGGGAGATGGTCGCCGAATTTCTAAGGAACATTAGCTGA